One Oceanispirochaeta sp. genomic window, TTATCCAATGAGCCTGAATGAACAGTACAAAGCATCTTTTGAAAAATTAGCTGAAATATGCAGAGAAAAAAAGATTGCCCTCCAGACCATCAAGTCAAGCTGCAGACGCCCCTGGCCGGAGGGAATCAAAACCAGAGACACCTGGTACCAGCCTATCGAAGAACAGGAAGATATTAACAAAGCGGTTGCCTATATACTTTCTAATCCTCAATTCTTTTTAAATACTGTGGGAGATATTCATGTGCTGCCCAGGGTTCTTAAAGCGGCAGATGATTTCTGTTCCGGAAAATTGAAAACACCAAACCTCCCAGAGATGCAGGAAATGAGTAAAAGACTGGATATGACTCCCTTATTTCACTAAGGAAGAGAGTCCGGTCTTTATAAATGGTTTACTTCTCTTCGGGATCACTTCCAGTAATCGGAAGTACCACAGGCTCTGAGGATTTCAGCAAAATAGAGGGTATGGTAATCTTTGAGGGGATAGTTAATCTCCAGTGACTCATCCTTGAAACACTCGGGTTTGATGGTATCCCGGTACATGGTCCTGCATTCCAGGATCAGTTCAGCTTCTGAAAAAGCGGGAGCCTTCACCGACAGAGAAGCCAGGGGAGTCAGACCGGATTCTGCAATTTTATCTTTAAAGCGCCCCGATTCAGACCCCATCAGACTCATGGTATTTCGAAACCCTTCAGGAAGTACTGAAAGTGTAAAATCGGGATATTTTTCTATGAATTCATAGGTATATCGTCCCGGACGGACAACAACCTGAACAAAGGGTTTCTTCCACATAACCCCCATGCTGCCCCATGCAACGGTCATGGAATTGTAATGGCCCTGTTCATAATCTCCCGATGTCAGAAGGAGCCATTGCTCTTTCCAGAGGGTTGTTGAGTTGACCCGTAAGTCATTTGCATCGATTTCTTCTCTTGTCATCCTTCAATCCTTAAATATTCAAATTTCTAAAGCGGACATTTATCGTCCAGAGATTCATGGGTGAATTTTTTTTCTCCCGAAGAAAACTGTGACACAAGTTGACCGCTGCCCAAAAGCTTGTACTTATAGATCATCAAACCTTCCATGCCTACAGGACCCCGGGCATGGATTTTACTGGTACTGATACCAATTTCGGCACCGAAACCGTAGCGGAACCCGTCACTGAAACGGGTGGAACAGTTCCACAGGACACTGGAGGCATCTACACGGGACATAAAGACAGAGGCCGTCTTCTTGGCTTCTGTCAGTATAGCATCGGTGTGACCTGAACCATAGTAATTGATATGCTCTATAGCCTCATCCAATGAATTCACAATTTTGATGGAGAGTTTATAATCCACGTACTCGGTTGCCCAGTCAATCTCTGTGGCAGGAACAATGTCGATGATTTCCCGGCATCGGTCACAACCGACAAGGTCTACCTTCTGTTCTTCCAGGGCCTTTTTTAAACCGGGAAGAACCCGGGATGCAATGTCCTGATGAACCAGAAGGGTTTCCACGGTATTACAGGCAGCTACATACTGAGTTTTCGAATCCACAACAATGGGAATCACCATGGCAGTATCCGCATCCTCATGGATATAGATATGGCATATGCCATCGGAATGACCCAGTACAGGGATGCTGGAGTGTTCCATGATGTACTTCACAAAGGCATTAGACC contains:
- a CDS encoding flavin reductase, encoding MTREEIDANDLRVNSTTLWKEQWLLLTSGDYEQGHYNSMTVAWGSMGVMWKKPFVQVVVRPGRYTYEFIEKYPDFTLSVLPEGFRNTMSLMGSESGRFKDKIAESGLTPLASLSVKAPAFSEAELILECRTMYRDTIKPECFKDESLEINYPLKDYHTLYFAEILRACGTSDYWK
- a CDS encoding glutamate-5-semialdehyde dehydrogenase, producing the protein MTILERAKEARKASFTLATLSSEIKNRALEAMASALESNKDDIIRANQEDYERSVKENLAGPLLKRLKFDSEKISQVIEGVRSLISMPDPVGETLMATQLEPGLELYRISCPIGVTGIIFESRPDALVQISSLCLKSGNALLLKGGSEASETNRILTRIINESTVAAGLPYGWIQLVQTRDDVNEMFSMNEYIDLLIPRGSNAFVKYIMEHSSIPVLGHSDGICHIYIHEDADTAMVIPIVVDSKTQYVAACNTVETLLVHQDIASRVLPGLKKALEEQKVDLVGCDRCREIIDIVPATEIDWATEYVDYKLSIKIVNSLDEAIEHINYYGSGHTDAILTEAKKTASVFMSRVDASSVLWNCSTRFSDGFRYGFGAEIGISTSKIHARGPVGMEGLMIYKYKLLGSGQLVSQFSSGEKKFTHESLDDKCPL